In Ursus arctos isolate Adak ecotype North America unplaced genomic scaffold, UrsArc2.0 scaffold_2, whole genome shotgun sequence, the genomic stretch GTAAGTTTGTGGAGCTGAATTAATAGAAAGTTTTTCTTATCAAACACTAATTGTCTAAATATCTCAGATGATATCGTGGAGCTGTTGCTTCTTTCACATCCGTAATTCAGCAACTATGTAATGATAGCATATTATGTGTCTTACACTGTTCCATGAAAATGTGGAGAAGATGGCGTCCAAGGTCTAGTACAGTTTCTTTTCTATGGCTGTAAATAGTCTTATCCCATACAAATGTGTGCTGTTGCCGGGAAAGACTGACACACAAACACAGCACCGTGTGGTACCCCATGGAATAAGGTGCTGGATGGAATAGGACCAGGTGTTCAAGGGTAGTACAGACTGGGGGTGATTATCAGGATGAACTCTCAGAATTTGCTGGCTATGGGATAAGGTGTCAAAGGCAAAATGTGTTTTGACTCAAGTTGTAAGGAACCAAGTTACTTGGTTGAAGCGGAAGGtaaagaacaaattatttttctgtcaaCTCTTAAGTCTGGAGGGTTGTCGGGCATGAGAACAGACTACTCAGGGATTTGAGACACCTTCCAGGGATGGGTTAGTTGTAATCTTGTTGAAAGGCAGAGGGATGGGCAGTTCTGCCTGTTGGCCCCCTGTGGTCTCTGCTGAGCACGGCCCCCGTCCCCTTCCTGCAGTGCCCCTGTTGACACCAATAACCGAGATGCGATGCTGAAGATCATCAGCAGCGCTGTTGCCACCAAAGCCATCAGTCGGTGGTCCTCGCTGGCTTGCAGTATCGCCCTGGACGCCGTCAGGACTGTGCAGTTTGAGGAGAACGGTCGCAAGGAGATTGACATCAAGAAGTACGCGAGGGTGGAAAAGGTGAGCTCTTTCAGTGTGTGTGGAGACGGATCATTTCCCACTATGAATCAGCTCACTTGTGGAGGACACAGGTTTATGTCATTTCTacctagaaaacaaaaagttttttcttttttaagattttattatttgagagagagagagagtgagcagggggaggggcagagggagaagcagactcccccctgagcagggatcccgatgctcGATCCCACCtgcgatcatgacccgagctgaaggcagacgctcaactggctgagccactcaggtgctccaagaaaacaaaaacttgaaaaagaggGTACCAAGGGGGTATTCCTGAAATAGTTGTTACTTTCACTGCTGTTCCTACACAAGGTTTACAGGAGCTAGAGAAAGGCTTGCTGGTGTCTCCATGTTTGTGCGTTTGCATACCCATTCTCTGCTTGGTGAGGATATGAACAGGAGTGCCACGCTGTCTCACTAATAGGCCCCAGAAAGCCCTCTCCATCTCTACTCATTTAAGGTCAAAAAGTAGCATCAATAGCTTTTGGCCTGTAGGTGGAGCCCCAAGCCTAAAAATTCTGTGGGAATCTCCTTCAAGAAGTAGGAGAGAATCTTTGTCAATCACTGAATTTCTAAGTCTCCTCCAACCTTCAGATTGGGGTCCTGGTCCATGATTGGTGTGCCTCCtagaaggaaaaaatgtgatTGCAACCATGTTTGTTTTTGACGTTCAAGAAAGCAAGCTATGTTAGAAACCTGAAATATGCTCATTTGGGAAAGCTGAGTGTCTAGGAAGGGAGTTGAGAAACTGTCTCCTCTTGGTTGTGGATGAAAGTCGGTCTTTTGCTTAGATACCTGGGGGCATCATCGAAGACTCGTGTGTCCTACGGGGAGTCATGATTAACAAAGATGTGACCCATCCACGAATGCGGCGTTACATCAAGAACCCTCGCATTGTGCTGCTGGATTCCTCTCTGGAATACAAGAAAGGAGAAAGCCAGGTAAGGTTCCTGGCCCTCTTCCTTGAAGTTGGTGTGAGAATCTGACTGCTAACAGGgacaagggaaagagaaggtaTGTTTATTACGTCGTCTACTTTGTGTCAGCGAACTTCGTATGTAGTCTCTGCTTAAAGGAGCCCTTTAACGTTTCTGATATTGACTTCAGTTTACAGGTGAGGGATCTAAAGCTCAGAAAAGTTAGGTTAATTGAGGAGCACAACCATATTGACCAaatcaggatttaaacccagCTCTGTTGGCTTCAGTTCCACACTACCATGCCACCTCTCCTAACGCATGAGTAGAACATAGAGTAGGAGGTAATTCAGCTGGGAAACGCCAAAGAATTtccagagggaggagggtcacTAGGCTCTGTTAACTGTGGATAGAATAAAGGAATTGAAGCTTATTAACAGAGGGATTGGGAACAAGAGGTAGTTTATTGGTGGGAAGAATTAAGACCCAGAATTACTATGCACACTGACAGGCTGGAGGTAACGTTGCACTGAGGGTCAAGGACCTTAGCCACAGTCTCCACTGATCGCCTTTGAATTCCATTTAAGGCGTTAAGCTGGAGCGCTGGAGCTAAACTACCATACAGAGAGGTGGGTTCCTGGCTTTAGCAGGCCTCTAACGACACTTTCTGGGGTGCATGAGAGGACTGGGTAGACAGAGGAGCCTGGTACTCGGGATGACCCTAAAGAGCTTCACTTGTCCAGGATTTTTAAGTCCGTGACTTTCTTCACCACACAGACTGACATTGAGATCACAAGAGAGGAAGACTTCACGCGAATCCTCCAGATGGAAGAAGAGTACATCCAGCAGCTCTGCGAGGACATTATCCATCTGAAGCCCGATGTGGTCATCACAGAAAAGGGCATCTCAGGTAAGACTCCATTCACTTTCCATCCTCCTGTTGAGTAGAAGAGGGTGGGCTGACCCCCCTCCCCCGTTGGCATGGGACAGCATAGTAAATATGTGATGGTTTAGGGTTAGCATTGAGGATGAAACCGGTTCAGAACCCAGGAGTTCTGGCTTCCAGTTTGACACCTGCTCTTGGGTTTACAGATTTAGCTCAGCACTACCTCATGCGGGCCAACATCACAGCAATCCGCAGAGTCCGGAAGACAGACAATAATCGCATTGCGAGGTGAGTAGGCCACGTGAAAATAAGCTTCTTCCTTCCCGTGTGTTTCCCTTTTGGAGCTCTGTCATTCAGTTACCATTACCTGAAGAGGTTTAACCTAGGACACAGCCAAATCCGGTACAGGTGGGAATAACCTGGGTTTAGCTGTGTGCCCTCTTCAGAATTCTCCAGTCCAGCAGTCACCTGCTGCAGGAGTCGTTTTATACTGCTGCAGACCAGTAGCGATCAGCTTATGCTCAGACATCTCTGGTCCCTGCCTCAGGGTCAGTTACAGTGTGTCTCAGCTAGCTGAGAATAGAGCACAGCCATCAGTTGCTCTCATTGGATCTTCGGCTGCTGTTGGTGCAACATAAGTTTGCACTCGCTGTTTCTGTAGTTCACATACCATTCatttttaatactaatttttattttaaagggtaAGTCTACCCCAGTATCACATAACAGATCCACTCGAGTTTTATGCTTCTGCCAGCTCTGAGAGGGCTCTGAGCGTACGTGGGTACAGATGGTTGACTGTGTGCCCACGAGTGGGGAAGAAGTGACAGGTTAGTTTTGTGTTCAGTGACATTGAGTCAGACATACACTAATATCTTTACTTCCCTTCTTGCTTGACGTTTGCATTGTCTTTAGTACGGTTGTTACTGGCCTTGGGCTCGAATTGGGCAGCACAGGACAATTCCACCTACAAAGGACCATTATGTGGTACGCGTTACAGATGCCTGAGAACGCATCTGTCCAGCGTTTGGTATCCACAAAATACACGTGACTAAAACCGCACTTGGCTGGAGTGGTTGCTGTAGGTGCACACACTTGCACTTGTAACGCCTCGTTATTCTAAGGAAACTTCACCTATACGTGTTGAGAGTCTGTGTGGCCAGGCAGCCAAGACCCCCCGAGTAAAGTAACAGTGTTTCCAGCAATCCACTTTTGGCCTTACTCTCAGCCACAGACCCTAGGGACTAGGAAGATGAGTAAAAGTACCCAAAATCACCTGCCCCCCAATCTAATCAATAGAGCCTGTGGGGCCCGGATAGTCAGCCGGCCGGAAGAGCTGAGAGAAGAAGATGTTGGGACGGGAGCAGGCGtgttggaaattaagaaaattggaGATGAGTACTTTACATTCATCACTGACTGCAAAGACCCCAAGGCCTGTACCATTCTTCTCCGCGGGGCCAGCAAAGAGGTTCTCTCGGTGAGTCTGCATGAACTAGGAGGTTCCCTTTCTTGAGAGAGTCCCAGAAGACCTAAAATCCTCCTGCTGCCCATTCGTAGCTGTTTAATTTTTGATATGTGGCCAcaaatatctttccttttttcttaagtgaaaaacaattttttaggggcacctggttgggtCAGgcggtaaagcatgcaactcttgctcttgaggtcatgaggtcaagccccacctTGGATGTAGGGATTACTTACGTATATAcatccataatttaaaaaatgtttttcttaattgttaaaagaaaaacaaaatttaccatcttaaccatttttaagtgtacagttcagtacgCATTCACAGTTCTCGGGCAGTAGATCTTCAGAACCTTGTCATCTTGCAGAACAGACATTATATCCATTGAACAGTGACTCACCATTTCCCCGGCAACCActgcttccttattttttaagttgaCGTTACAAATAGCACTTTTTTTCTCAGGTTGAGTAACTTTCTCAAAGGTACACAGCTAGTAGCTACGCCCCACGGCCTCTGAAGCACCGCCGTTGGGGTGGGGCCGAAGGGGGTCCTGCTCTGCGTAGCCTGACTTCACACCCCCCGGCCTTCTCGGGCACCTGTTGTTGCCTGTGTTTCTCCAAAGTACAGGGCGTCTGCTCTGCCTCGCCCCGCCCCGCAGGGGTTCCAAGGACCTTTCTGAGTTGCCCTCCTTAATGGTTTACCAAACTGGGCAGTTGGAAAGCCCCTGAATGTCTCTGATGTGTTCCTGAGTCACCAGGCTTTGGCTTCATATCGTCTGTCTGCTTTCCCAAGGAAGTGGAACGCAACCTCCAGGATGCCATGCAAGTCTGCCGCAACGTCCTGCTGGACCCCCAGCTGGTCCCAGGGGGTGGGGCCTCTGAGATGGCTGTGGCCCACGCCTTGACAGAAAAGTCCAAGGCCATGACGGGTGTGGAACAGTGGCCGTACAGGGCTGTTGCCCAGGCCTTAGAGGTCATTCCTCGTACCCTTATCCAGAACTGTGGGGCCAGCACCATTCGTCTGCTTACCTCCCTTCGGGTGAGTTCTTCCCAAGCTTTGCTCctgaaggggtggggagagctgCTTGGCCTAGGAGGATGGTTCACTCTGTGCCTCCGGCTCTCCTGACAGCTCGTGCCTTCAAGTGtctgctccccttcctctctctctgaacACTCGACCTGTTTGCTGTTGTCATCGCCTTTTCGCCCTTCACTTTTCTTGGTTTATTACCTAATGTTCCCGCCCGCTTCCTTGTTCCTGGTGTTTTTCCCTTGAACTGTTGACGCTTCTGCCGCCTGCAGGCCAAGCACACCCAGGAGAACTGTGAGACGTGGGGTGTTAACGGCGAGACCGGTACCTTGGTGGACATGAAAGAACTGGGCATTTGGGAGCCGCTGGCCGTAAAGCTGCAGACATACAAGACGGCGGTGGAGGTGAGGCGCCTGGGACCTGCCTAGGCTGCGCTGTGGTTTTGCACATAACCAGAAACCAGCATGTTGGGCTCAATCTTGAAGGGAGGGCATACAAGGCAGAGTGTTCTCGGAAGATCTCCCAAGGAATGCATCCCCCTGCTTGCCTTTAGCTCATACAAAAGCAAGGTGACCACGCAAGATACATGCCTTGCTGAGGGAGAGCAGCATTTTCCAGGCGGGGCTCTGAAAGGGCAGATCTCAGATAAAATGCTAATTATGTAGGAGGAGCTAGGTGTTCCgttttaaagaaaacaagtgtCCTTCCGTTCTCTGCTGACCTCTTTGGGGCTGTGGTTTTTCCCTAGACGGCAGTTCTCCTGCTGCGGATTGATGACATCGTCTCAGGCCACAAAAAGAAGGGTGATGACCAGAGCCGGCAAGGCGGGGCTCCCGATGCCGGCCAGGAGTGAGTGGTGGGCAACGCGACCTCAGCGCACAGAGCCGGCAGAGGCTCCCTCATCCCTGAGCCAGACTGCCAGGGACACTGCGGATGTCTTTGTTTGGAAGGGATCAGGTTGAGGGGCGGCCCCAGCCCCTTTCTGTCCCAGCTCAGTTTGCGAAAGGCGCTGACATGTGATTCTTCTCTCTTGTAAGCTTTCCATTTGATTTAGTTTGCTTCCGATGATTAAATCTAAGTCATTTGAGACGGTGGTTATGTGTTTTTCAACCTTGGGTCATATCTCCGCCTCCTGGcaaagagggaggaggcagaagaccttgctggggaggaagggagatgggaatgaggtaagcatctgcctcccTGAAGGTATTTTTCAGACTTCCCAGTAGATACTGGTTGGAAAGACTCTTGGAATTCAAAGGGTCATACTTTAAAGCTCGTAGAAGCACCGCTTTGTATTCACGACCCAGGGAACAGGAGGAACCTGTCCAGACCATGGGTGTTCCCCATCGGCGGTTGTGTAGAGAGCAACACCCAGTACGTGCTGGGACTCTGGCATGTGTCCTAAAGAACATGAACATGGGTTTTTTCTGTTGTATGCTAGAACTTCCAGAATCCCTCCTATCTTACTGGAATGCTCTTCTTCCTGACTGCAGTCTGTCCTCTGGCCTGCTGGCTTGTCAGTGGTGTGCTTGTGTCAGGAgggcctctgcctcccctgctgGCAGACATGGAAGGTTTCATCACATTTCACACTGTTCTTATCAAGGGAGGAAAATAATGGCTGTGGATGCTGGAGGCCAGGTGGGGCTAGCCTGTGATTTCTTCAGTGTCCTTCCTCTTGGCTCCTGGGCCCTCCACATCGCCTTTGTCCTTATGATTCATGCAGTTAGCCTTTGTCTCCTCCCGACCTCAGGCCTTAGTCACGTTGGGTCGAATACTAGGTGGAATAAAAGCACACAGTGCCTCCTGCGTAATAAACACATTCTAGTCGGCGGACACATTAACTCGTCGCCACGAGGGTTCTAAGATCAGTAACAGCCCCCGTTTTACGTCGGGGCATCTGTCTGGCACAGAGAAGTCCTGTCAAGGGCCACAAAGCTGGTGAGTGGCAGATGGGCTTCCTGTGGGCGGTCTGGCTCTCAGCAGGCTGCGCCTACTGCAGGAGGCGCAAGGGGGCTCTGGAGGCCTCTGGTGTGTTCGCACGTGGGGTCCAGTGTCGGCTCAGCCCCCTCGGAGGTCCTTGCTCTTTCTCTGGTCCATGGGGCTCCGGCGTAAGCCTGACAGTCCCGTGCTGAGATCCCTGCCTCTAATCAATCACTCCTTCAGAGCTCTAGGACCTTAGAGTAGAGGTAAGTGACTAGATCTTGAAGCAAGTGCTCAGGAAGACCCCAGGGGTCTTTGCTCCCGTTCGTGATTTCCCCCAACGTCCACTCTGGCTGCAGCTGTCCTTGTCAGGCACGAGGCTGAATGCTGGGGGAGCGTGTGGCGGCCTACCTGCTGTCGTCGAAGACTCGTCCCTGGGAGCACCTCTGTGTGAGTCCTGGCAAGCTCCGTCGgtctgtacccccccccccccaccttccaagcccctccctgctgcctccaggcTGCCTCGGTCACTGCAGTCGGTGGGCACGTGGACACAACTTTGCCACCTCCTTGACTGCGCATGGTCCTCCCTGCTGTCGGACCCCTAGATCTGCCAGGGCCCATTTCCTTCCTGTAAAGCAGCATtttggtgggtggtggggaggcttGAATTCCTGACTGCTCAGGCGAGACTCTTGTTTCTACTTTGCCCTGTCAGGTCCCAGAGTTGATGCCTCAAACGATACAAGTACTTGTCTCAAAAATGAgtgttttgaggggcgcctgggtggcgcagtcgttaagcgtcccagaagaaaacaaaaacatgacgTTTTAGAATATATCAGAGTGGGGGaaaatgtatacataaaaaaTTGGTATTGTAATAAACAGTAGGGGGTTTGGGGGATATGGTCATAGTTGTTCCCAtacaaaaaactttatttttcaaaagttaattttttttgaaagattttatttatttgacagcaagaggacaagagacaagcagggggagcgggagagggagaggcaggctccccgctgagcagggaacctgatgcaggcagggctcgatcccaggaccccgagattgtgactcgagccgaaggcagctgcttcaccgactgagccgcccaggcgcccccaaagttaatttcttcaaagaagttCTAGGACTTGGCCTCCAGAAAAACAGGCCATGGGGGTAAATAGCTGCAGAGGAGTCAGACTGAATGACAAACAGCTGGCTGGCCTTATTCTCAGGGACAGGCAAGTGAGCGGGGTCGAGGCCTAGAGAGGGTGTAGGCCGTCTGGCACAGGGCATGTCCGTCCACAGACCTCACACACAGGTCAGTTTGATCTGGCTGTTTATCTTCTATATTTGGCTTCAAATGTGTGTGAAATGCTGTACATACAGGGATGTTCATACCAACGTCCGCCATAGCGAATTGTTGGTTCCGGTTACATGTATCCAAGGGGTATCCCCCTTCAGCGAAATACTTCGGCAGAGAATGAGCCCCGGGTGCGAGGACAGTCCGCAGCACACACGTGTAGAAGCCAACTGCAGACCGGGGTTTGGACGCCGTTGCACGGTactacatgtgtgtgtgtgtgccgcgtgcatgtgtgtgcagtaGGCACAGAAgaactttggttttgttttactttgttgaGTAAGCTCTACGcctcacgtggggctcgaactcaaaacccCGGGACTAAGAGTCGCGCGCTCACGGCAGTCGGCCGGGCGCCCCTGCCTAGAACATCTTTGGAAGGACGAACTATTACCAACACGGTAGTGCTGGTCTCGTGAAGGACCCGGTTGCTGGGGAATAAAGGTGATACCCTTCCGTACCTTATGAAGTTTGTGTCATGCGCATTTATTATTAGGCAAAATAATTttaaccaaaaacaacaaaaaggggATTTGTTTGGCCAGACGTGAACTCCTTTTGACAAATACGCTGTTTCCATCTCTTATTTACTGAAGTATCTTTCTCCACAATGAAACTGAGCTCTTCTAGGACGGGAACCTGCACACAGGGGGCTCAGTCACAGTGGACAAGACCATCTGGGGTAGGCTGTCTCACACTCGCAATTCCTCCGATTCCTCTGCCCGCCCTACAACACAGTCAGCATAGTGGGATCCATTGGGATCTTGGATCCCGACACTGTGGCCCCTCACAGGTAGCCAGCGCGGCCCGTCGGGTGGGGAGGTCGGGGCTGTCTTGCTTGGAAGACACCCCCGCCGGCGAGGACGCGCTCCTAACCTCTGGGCTGTCTGCTCTCTCAAGCCTGAGTCCCGGCGAAGTGAGGTGGTCTCTTTAAGGACTGGCCTGTTGGCCCCGCCCTGCGCGGAGATCAGCTGAGGGTGCGAGTCACATGACTCGGGTGTCTCTTCCGCCCTCTCAAGTTGGGCCCCATGTGCGGCAGTGAGGGGCcccgctggggctgggggcaccgTGCCCCCGGCCCCACGCTCCTGCTGAGTGTGCTCGTGTCCGCAGCCCCGCTCGGCCTGCAGGGGGAGGAGACCCGCCAGGTGAGGGGCGGACCGGTAGCTGCCTCAGGAAACGCTGCCCTGGGCGGCACCGAGCGgcaggggtggcggggggctACCAGGCCCACGGGACAGGATTGTGGAGGAGGGCGGGGGCTCCCCATCTTCGGGGGACCCCTGCCGGCCCGGCGTGACCCAGGTGGGGCTTTTTCTTACCCCCCGGCCCTGCGCCCTCATCTGCCCGCCAGGGTCAGGGCGCTTGTGGCTCTGCCCACCTCCGCGCCTTCCAGATTCCCGAGTTCCCACCGAGGCTCTTGCCTTTCCCCGTCCTTCCCCAGCTGCTTCGCCCTGGGTCTCTTTCCCGACCCCATGCCCTTGACCCTCCACGATCCCGTGTTCCAGGTGTCTCTGGAGGTCATCCCTAACCGGCTGGGCCCCCCCCAGAACCTGCTTCACATCCGGGCAGTGGGCACCAGCTCCACCCTGCACTACGTGTGGGGCAGCACGGGGCCTCCGGCAGCGCTGCTCGTGGCCACCAGCACCCCCCACAGCACCCTGGCTGTGAACTGGAGCCTCCTGCTCTCCCCGGAGCCCGACGGGGGCCTCACCGTGCTCCCCACGGACAGCGTCCGGTTCTCTTCTGCCCTCGTCTTTACCAGGGTGAGGAGacggggtaggagcagagggttCCGGATCCAAGGGAGGGACTGAAGACTGTCAAGAGTGGGAGCCTAGGGGTGGGGGGGCCGCAAGTGGATGGGGGTGGCTCCGGGGACAGCTGGACTCAGCCAGCCCCgtcccacctcaccccacccgCCAGCTGTTTGAATTTGACAGCACCAACACATCCGAGGTGTCAGCCAAGCCCCCAGGAAAACCGTATGCCCCGTACTCCCTGGCCGAGTTCTCCTGGAACAACATCTCAGACTCTTTGGATCCCGCCACCCTGAGCGCCACGTTTCGAGGCCACCCCATTCACGACCCCACCGGGGCTTTTGCCAACGGCAGCCTGGCCTTCAGGGTAAGGTCTGGGGAACCAGAGGAACTCAGAAGGCTGGTTTATGCGGGTGGGGATGGCCTTCGAACACGGACAGGCCCCGCCTCCCATgcctcccccgcctcccccactCCAGGTGCAGGCCTTCCCCAGCTCCGGCCGACCGGCCCAAGCCCCGCGCCTCCTGCATTCAGCAGACACCTGCCAGCTAGAGGTGGCCCTGCTTGGGGCCCGTCCCCGGGGAAACCGCTCTGTGTTTGGGCTGGAGGTAGTCACCTTGGGCCAAGGCCCCGACTGCCCCTCCGTGCAGGAGCAGCGCTCCATCGATGATGAGTACGCACCTGCTGTCTTCCAGGTCAGGCTTCCAGGCCGAGaggccggcggcggcgggggggggctggcaggggcacaCAGAAGGAGTCCTGTGTGACCTCAGAGACTCGGGTAACCATTTACCAGCTAGCAACGGAGTCCAGCTCCTTTAAGTGCTGGTCAGTGTGCTGATGAGTGTGGCCGGGCCTCTGCCTGCAACGGGGAAGACTGAAGGAAGGCaggcctgggggcctgggggagggaacTGAGTGCAGGCTTGCAtaggggcagggctgggtgagGACCCAGTGCTCCGATCCACCTCCCCCTTCTACAGAGGATGGACCGAGGCTGTGTGCAAGCGGCCTTTGGTCCTGGAGGCaggcccaggccccaggacaGCTAGTGACAGCCGGAGGCCAGGAAGGGTGAGGAACAGAAGGGTCGGCACAGTTTGGTTCTCTTCATCCTGTTTGTCTTTCTCCCCAGTTGGACCAGCTGCTGTGGGGCTCCCTCCCATCGGGCTTCGTGCAGTGGCGGCCGGTGGCTTTCTCCCAGAGGCAGAGGGGCCGGGACTCAGCCCTGCCCTGCCACGCTTCCACTCTTCACCCCACCCTGGAGTACCCTCTCCCCCAGTCCCCCATTGTCCGAGCCTTCTTTGGGTCCCAGACCAATTTCTGTGCCCTCAATCTGACGTTTGGGGCTTCCACGGGCCCTGGCTACTGGGACGAACACTACCTCAGCTGGTGAGGGCCAGGGCGGGGCCGGGGCTCTGGGAGTGGGCGTGGGGGGAGCCTGGCCTCCCAGTCTTCCTGCCTAACCTGCTTCCCTGTCTTTCTCACTCTGCTTGCCCTAGGTCGATGCTCTTGGGTGTGGGCACCCCTCCAGTGGACAGCTTATCCCCGCTCATCCTGGGCATCATGGCGGTGGCCCTGGGTGCCCCAGGGCTCATGCTCCTGGCAGGAGGTGTATTTCTGCTGCTGGGCCAGAAGCAGTGCTCGGAATACCAGCCTATAAACTGAGGCCCGTTTGCTGGAGGGCCGGACATGAATTTCCGGGCCTGCCTTGTTGGTCTGCCGGATGAAGGGTCAGctgttcccttccccctccctgcagAACCCCGGTGACCACCCTCAGCTTCCTGGAGGCCCCCCAGGTGGGGCTTCCTTCATACTCTGGGGAGGGACCATTGCTAGAGGTGTGGGGATCCCTTGGTGAtgcctccctgcccttccagccCCCATTTCCCCAGAATGGGACTCACAGGCCTAAATGAGAGGCCTTCTGACTGGTTGGCTGCCCTGGAAGGCACGAAATAGACTCATTTTCTGCCCAGAGCTCGTCTCAGTGTGCAGGTGTCgtgggtgggtgtggggctggCTCCAGGAACAGGCTGAGATGGCGTGGGAGGCACGTCTCCACATGCGGCGCCCCCCTTCTCTCCcgcccccctctctctgccctgtggGGCAGGGGGTTCTGGAGCAGTCTGGGTCACACAGGGAGGGGACGCCTGAGAGTGGGGGTCAGACATGAAGGAAGAGCCGAGTGACACCGTGGTAGTCATTTATTCTCATACACACGTTCACACGGGGTTCACATTGGCCACCGTGCCCTGCAGCCACCCCCAGCCACCACACGTGTGGGCGCGAGCATGCACacacccctgcccctctccagagtcgggcttcccctcccctccgcACCTCTTCCCCCAGGAGAGGCGTGTTCTGAGCAGTGTGGAGGTGGTGGGTTACGGGGGCCTAACtgggttgggagggaggaggcagcagcTCTGGGCTGGGGCAGCTTTAATCGTCTTGACTgaagctcagggtcctgagagggCCCGCGGTG encodes the following:
- the CCT3 gene encoding T-complex protein 1 subunit gamma; protein product: MMGHRPVLVLSQNTKRESGRKVQSGNINAAKTIADIIRTCLGPKSMMKMLLDPMGGIVMTNDGNAILREIQVQHPAAKSMIEISRTQDEEVGDGTTSVIILAGELLSVAEHFLEQQVHPTVVISAYRRALDDMISTLQKISAPVDTNNRDAMLKIISSAVATKAISRWSSLACSIALDAVRTVQFEENGRKEIDIKKYARVEKIPGGIIEDSCVLRGVMINKDVTHPRMRRYIKNPRIVLLDSSLEYKKGESQTDIEITREEDFTRILQMEEEYIQQLCEDIIHLKPDVVITEKGISDLAQHYLMRANITAIRRVRKTDNNRIARACGARIVSRPEELREEDVGTGAGVLEIKKIGDEYFTFITDCKDPKACTILLRGASKEVLSEVERNLQDAMQVCRNVLLDPQLVPGGGASEMAVAHALTEKSKAMTGVEQWPYRAVAQALEVIPRTLIQNCGASTIRLLTSLRAKHTQENCETWGVNGETGTLVDMKELGIWEPLAVKLQTYKTAVETAVLLLRIDDIVSGHKKKGDDQSRQGGAPDAGQE
- the GLMP gene encoding glycosylated lysosomal membrane protein isoform X1, producing MCGSEGPRWGWGHRAPGPTLLLSVLVSAAPLGLQGEETRQVSLEVIPNRLGPPQNLLHIRAVGTSSTLHYVWGSTGPPAALLVATSTPHSTLAVNWSLLLSPEPDGGLTVLPTDSVRFSSALVFTRLFEFDSTNTSEVSAKPPGKPYAPYSLAEFSWNNISDSLDPATLSATFRGHPIHDPTGAFANGSLAFRVQAFPSSGRPAQAPRLLHSADTCQLEVALLGARPRGNRSVFGLEVVTLGQGPDCPSVQEQRSIDDEYAPAVFQLDQLLWGSLPSGFVQWRPVAFSQRQRGRDSALPCHASTLHPTLEYPLPQSPIVRAFFGSQTNFCALNLTFGASTGPGYWDEHYLSWSMLLGVGTPPVDSLSPLILGIMAVALGAPGLMLLAGGVFLLLGQKQCSEYQPIN
- the GLMP gene encoding glycosylated lysosomal membrane protein isoform X2; translation: MCGSEGPRWGWGHRAPGPTLLLSVLVSAAPLGLQGEETRQVSLEVIPNRLGPPQNLLHIRAVGTSSTLHYVWGSTGPPAALLVATSTPHSTLAVNWSLLLSPEPDGGLTVLPTDSVRFSSALVFTRLFEFDSTNTSEVSAKPPGKPYAPYSLAEFSWNNISDSLDPATLSATFRGHPIHDPTGAFANGSLAFRVQAFPSSGRPAQAPRLLHSADTCQLEVALLGARPRGNRSVFGLEVVTLGQGPDCPSVQEQRSIDDEYAPAVFQVDALGCGHPSSGQLIPAHPGHHGGGPGCPRAHAPGRRCISAAGPEAVLGIPAYKLRPVCWRAGHEFPGLPCWSAG